TCAGAAACAAAATATCgacacatgaaaaataaaacaaacaaacaaacaaacaaaacaaacaaacaaacaaacaaacaaacaaatctcaccaaaaaacacctccatcaaaataaacacaaacaaacacaaaacacttccacacccaaaaataaaataccacctaaaaaagaaaacgggcgtccattacaaagaaaacgagatcaaAGTACACTGACCAATGAGGACGCCGGAAAATCCCCGGTTAATGGCGTGCTTAGCTCTGATTGGCTAGCGGGGGCTGACGGCATAGAAAACGGGGAACTTCCTTCATGAGGCCTTCCCTGATTGGAGGATTAGCTAAGCGTATCAGCCAATCATAGTGAGGGATTGGGCTGGGGTCAGGGAGgttaggagaggaggaaaggagggggaggaggtggtggggaggtggagaagagggggagatgatgatgatgatgatgatgatgatgatgatgatgatgatgatgatgaagaagaagaagaagaagaagaagaagaagaagaagaagaagaagaagaagaagaagaaggtcttGGAGatcagggaggagaggaagaatagttACTAGAGgtcagggagaagaggaagagaaagaggaggaggaggaggaagaggaagaggaaaaggaagaggaagaggaggaggaggaggaggaggaggaggaggaggaggaggatttgattgattgatttacaAAGGGAAGGCGtcgcaaggaggaggaggaggaggaggaggaggaggaggaggaggaggaggaggaggaggaggaggaggaggaggaggaggaggagcaggaggaaaagaagaaaaagaacaggaaagaaagaaacgaagaaagaaaaagaacaagaacgagaaaaagagaaaaaaacaaaaaataagcaacaacaacaacaacaacaacaacaacaacaacaacaacaagatgtcCTATAGAGGTCAGGATAGGGGAGGAAGGGATCAGCAGGTCAGGGTACAgctaatctgacctgacctcacctgatcCTGCCCGGCGCCACTACAGGATCAGTAAGGAAGCAAATCCGGTTTCGCTCATCCGGATTGAAGCGAGTTCGGTTGTGCGTGCTTAGATATTATTGGATTTATTAAGAGGTCCCCATTAACCTTTCTTTATGTTCAGTTTGGgtgtataactctctctctctctctctctctctctctctctctctctctctctctctctctctctctctctctctctctctctctctcatgtgtctgaatatttttttttttttttctggctatccgctttttctctaatttccgtgtctgtctgtccgtctgtctgtctgtctgtctgtctgtctgtctgtctgtatgtatgtaggactgtctatttgtctacctGTTCACCTGTGTTTATTATTCTCCTGTATGTCTGAATGTCTGTCTATGTGTATACGTATGTTTATGTGtacatatgtctgtctgtctgtctgtctgtcactatatacgtgtgtctgtctctatgtctgtctgtctaaatagatgtacttttttatatattacggtctgtctgtctgtctgtctgtcactgtaTACCTGTGTCTGTGTATGGCGCTAAcgcaatgcacacacacacacacacacacacacacacacacacacacacacacacacacacacacacacacatatacaccaGTCACCAAAACAACATAATCACTTTAATAATTGTCTACACGAACAATTAACCCTTTTTTTCAGCCATCACATTATATAAATCACTTCCCaacctttttatttgtttattatattaCCGCGTCCAGAATTACtgccatggaaaaaaaagtaatagtgtttaattgttgttgttgttgttgttgttgttgttggtggtggtggtatttatctacttacatatttttttacctattccttctatttattcctttacttattcctttatttcttcacctATTCCTTTACTTATCCCTCCATCTACTcctatatatattcttttagcGCAGGAAGGACTAAAGGATCTGGTCTGCTCCTTTTCcagcttcatcttctctctGGAATGTGAGGAAACTGGAAGctgtccccccccctctctctctctctctctctctctctctctctctctctctctctctctaaatttgtTCGTCTGGTTTATATTTACTTGTGCTGGTCtgatttttgtctctctctctctctctctctctctctctctctctctctctctctctctctctctctctctctctctctctctctctctctctctctctctcataacacaaactaataaaacaaaacaaaaaaatacaagtatctctttctttctttcactaaaTTCACAGGGctatattactctctctctctctctctctctctctctctctctctctctctctctctctctctctctctctcgctctctctctacGGGACCGAGTTTATAGGAAGGCCACACGCGCCAGCTCGCCTCAGTGTCTCAGTGACTGTGGCGGAGAGAGGTTTTGTAGCGCAGTGGTGGCCGGATCTCCCTCACTCGCTCCCTCGCTTAACTCTTGCTTGTATTTAAAGGGACAAACTTAAACCCGCACCAAGTATtgtgatagagagaaaaagagaaggaaggaggcttTTTGTTAGAAGTTTTGTggacttttaagtgtttttttttggattatttttttaggtaagtgtgtgtgtgtgtgtgtatgtgtgtgtgtgattttttttttcattatatattaagttctcatttattattttattgttaatttACTCAGTTATGCAAGATTTGGATtaatattagtggtggtggtggtggtaatggtggtggtggtggtggtggtggtggtggtggtggtggtggtggtggtggtagtagtagtagtagtagtagtagtagtagtagtagtagtagtagtagtagtaatagtagtagcgtTGGTGGTATTATTgatatactgctactactactactactactactactactactactactactactaccagtaccattaccactactaccaccaccaccaccaccaccaccaccaccaccaccaccatcaataaaaacaaacaaacaaactaatggAATAAAAGGTCagttcaggtcaggtcaggtcaattAGCAAGACAATTAAGGTCaacactcacctctctctctctctctctctctctctctctctctctctctctctctctctctctctctctctctctctctgtgtgtgtgtgtgtgtgtgtgtgtgtgtgtgtgtgtgtgtgtgtgtgtgtgtgtgtgtgtgtttgtgtgtaaaatATTTCGGAGTTAGTTAATTAAATGAGAaaggtagtagcagcagcagcagcagcagcagcagcagcagcagcagcagtagtaatagtagtagtagtagtagtagtagtagtagtagtagtagtagtagtagcagtagtaatagtagtagtagtaaagcaataaaaactactactactactactacatttatcATTTAATTAACTCAGaaatattttacacacacacacacacacacacacataataataaataataataataataataataataataataataataacaataataataataataataataataataataataataataataataatatccctGAAATCTGCGTAATATATACCTTTATGAATGAagttaattaataaaatataatataaaaattacGAAGTGGATTTTGTTTATTGCATTATagagaattgtgtgtgtgtgtgtgtgtgtgtgtgtgtgtgtgtgtgtgtgtgtgtgtgtgtgtgtgtgtgtgtgtgtgtgtgtgtgtagaaaaaaGGTGCACGAAATAATtagtacacaaaaaaataatcgcatgagagagagagagagagagagagagagagagagagagagagagagagagagagagagagagagagagagagagaggttataaaAGTCTCCCTCTCAGactgaatgaataatgaataacgAACCAATAAAACACGAtcattcctcatctctctctctctctctctctctctctctctctcttaactaaCCGACGAACTGTAACAACTataactagtactactactactactactactactactactactactactactactactactactactactaataataataataataataataataataataataatagtaataatatttacatttacaataatttccatttttatatttttctttctttctttctttctttcttattttggtttggttaaagttgaacgaaaagaaagaaatgaaaggcataaaaatatagaaagaaaagtaacaaaaactatgaaaaaaaaaacgaaaaaggagaaaaaaactgcTGATCTTTGCGAatataaaagggaaataaaggaaaagaaaaagaaaaaaagaggaggaataaaagaaagacatttAGAATTTATAAATGTGTaaagaaatcaaataaataaaatgcaaaaaaaaaaaaaaaaaaatattcaacacTCAAAAGTTTCCCCTTATTCATCTTGCAAGGAATATTCAGAACGGTGAATTGTGAATAAAACTGAATGAATAATTGGAGAGGCAGTGATAAGAGGTGTACACTGCCAAGGGAAAAATGATGTTgcgttaatgaaaaaaaaatgatcaaagaggaatgaataataaatgaataaaaacgtgagtaagaaagaaacgaaCAAGAATTCAGATTAATATAACAGACACGAGTGAAAATAAATTAGTCAAAAATGGAcgaaaaataaaggcaaattagtgaaaaaaatattaatcagAAGGAGTTAGAAGCAAatcatataaaaataacaaatgaataacaaataaattaacaaaaaattaataaagaacatgaagaaacacgtgaataatgAAGTTTGTATGCAAGACTTTGAGGAACTTAGCTGATGCTGCAAACTTGATGAAGAAAAACagttaatcagagagagagagagagagagagagagagagagagagagagagagagagagagagagagagagagagagagagagaccaaaaacacaaaatggcTTCCAATAATTGCCACCTTAACAGGTTTTCAGATAATAGACGAATTATTTTGAAAAGGTGAAAAttttgagggaaaagaaaaaaagatgaaaaaatagaggaCAGAAATATTGTGAAttttctgtagtagtagtagtagtagaaataatacgAAGAAACAAGGAGgcagaattagaaaaaaaaagtaagaacaaaaacaacaacaacaacaacaacaataataataataataataataataataataataataataataataataataataataataataataataatatatagcACTCACCAAGACAATGCCTCCTTCATCGGGACCTGAAAAGAGACAGAAATATAagttagtgatgataataataataataataataataataataataataataataataataataataatgataacaacaacaccaataacaacaacaaaaataagggaaggacacacaatgaaatatgaagagttctgatctctctctctctctctctctctctctctctctctctctctctctctctctctctctctctctctctctctctctctctctctttataatgGCAGGTGAGATATACGATGAGGATTTAGCTAttaagccgagagagagagagagagagagagagagagagagagagagagagagagagagagagagagagagagagagagagagagagagagagagaatatttttatttaattatctcaGTGAAtggatgattgtgtgtgtgtgcgtgtgtgtgtgtgtgtgtgcacgcgcgcccACATTTGCATCAGTATtacataacaatataaaaatactaCACTTGTAATGAACGTGTCACTTCTTTCTGCTTGgctcataaatctctctctctctctctctctctctctctctctctctctctctctctctctctctcgtagaacatcaccaaaacttgctcctcttcattctgtttctccctctctccctcactcgtccttttctctcccctcccctctttcctccattctctgccTCACGCCCCTCTGCCTCCCCCCAGGTGTCGCCCCATGGTGCACGCCCCCACGCCCGTAGCGCCATGACGAGAAGCAGCGCGTGGAcggtgtgggtgtgggcggcggtgtgggcgtgtgtgctGCAAGCCGCGGGAGGACAGTTCGCCCTGGTGGTGCCCGCCTTCTCCTTCCCTGGGGCACCCCGACCCTTCGCCTCCCCCCTCATCAGTCTGCGGCCCGGGGCTGGAGCCCCCCTCACCCCCGGGGCGCGCCTGCCCGCCCCTCGCCGCGGCGCTTCCACCAGGGAGAGTGAGATCGCCGCTATCTTTCGCGGCGTGGCGTACGGCGCCCCCACCGAGGCCCCCGCCCTTCCCACGTCCGCCCCCTCCACGCCCGCAGCCCTCACCTCGCCCATACCCGcacccgccgccgccaccaccaccacagcatttgccgccaccaccgccactgccaccatcgCCACCCCTGGGGCGAtgaccatccccaccaccaccacctcccccaccacctctaccagcaccaccaccaccaccaccaccactgtctctGATGCACCCAGCACTGGCCCCGAGGACGTGCAGGTGgtgtgggcggggcggggcagcccCAAGGAGCAGTACGCGGTGCGTGGCGCCAACAGCACCAGAGAGGCTGGAGGCGTGGCGGCGCCCCGGGACATGGGCGTGGTGCGCGGGCGGCTGGGCGCGGCGTGGTGGGTGCACGTGTACGTGTCCGCGGGACTGCTGGCCCTCGTGGCCGCCGCCGCCCTCTGCTGCCTGGCCAGGGCGGCCCATGCCTCGTCGCGCCCGCGCCCCGCCCTGTTGGCCGCCCACGCCCTTGTGTTCTTGGCTGCCGCCCTGCGCGCCCTGCATCTAATGCACGATCCCTACGGCGCTGGGGGGCGGCTCCCCCTGGCGGCCTCCGCTGTGATGTGGGAGGCGGCGTGGCCGTGCCTCACCGCCGCCCTGGCCCTGCTGGCGCTGCTGCTACTGCGGGCGGGGCGCCGCGAACCTGAGCCACGCCCATACCTCGCCCGCGCCCTGGCCCTGCTGTCTGCCCTGCACGTGGGCGTGTTCCTGGCCGCCCGCGTGGCCGCCCGCCTGCTGCCGCCGCACGCCGCGCCCCTCAGGGTGGCTGCCAGCGCCGTGGCCGCCACTTGGGGCGCTGGAGTGGGCGTGTGCCTGCTATGGGCAGCATGGCGGCTGGAGCAGAGCAGTGGGGGGCGCCGTGCCCTACTGGTGGGAGCGCGGGCCGGAAGGCGCCCGGCCCCCGTGCCCGCCCTGGCCCTGGCCGCCAGCCTGGCACAGCTGCTGCTGGCGGCGCTGCACCTCTACCTGCTGGCCGCGCCGCCAGTCATCCCCGCTCGTccgtgggcgtggtgggcgcGTGCCACGCTATGCCGCGgcctggaggtggtggcggcggcggcggtggttgGCGCCGCCGGCCTGCTGGCCCGTGGGCGGCCTGTCGCCGCCGCGCGCCGCGGGGAGAGTGCAATTTTCTCCGTGCTGAGCAGCTGTGGGCGTGATGGGCGGCCCGGCCTGAAGGGCGGCCACGTGTTCccggagaagcagcagcacgcCCTGCGCCAGGCCCtcaagccgccgccgccgccgcagtgGTGCGCGCCCGCGGCCACGCACTCTGTCACCTCGGACTTCCAGCTGCTGTGGCGAAACAGCGAGGGGCGCGGCGAGGCGGTGGGCGCCGGCGCCTCCATGCTGGTGAGCGACGGAGGCTTCGTCAGGTTCAGGACGCAGGACGACGCCATGGCGCCCCCTGCCTACACCGTGCAGGCCGCGCCCCCGCCCTACGCCGCCCAGACCCTGCCGCCCCCTGCCCGCTACTACTGCCCGCCCTCGGCCAGCCTGCCCCGCCCgcgccgcccctcctcctctacctccacctcccGCAGGGCAAAGCTCCGCCACGCCCACTCCGCCCGCCGCCTGCAGACGCTGCCGCCCGCCTCCGCTGCTCGCCCCGAAACACGCCCCCCGCCCCAGTACGAGGTGGCGCCCTACCACCTGCCGCCGCCTGCCGCCCACACGTACGCCACGCCGCTGGGGCGCAGCGCCGCCTCGTCCCTGTCCGAGGAGGTGCAGGTGGACTACCTCACCGACGCCTCCAACGCCTCCTCCTGCGACGTcccccgccgcgccccgcctCCCGCCACGCCCGCCGCCCTCACGCTGCCCCTCCTCGCTCACGCCCACGCCCCCGGCCACGTCCAGGGCGGCGCCACGCCAGACTCCGCAGTGGTGCTGGATTTCTCCCCTTGCGAAGGCGTCACCACTCCGGGGGCGCGGCACGGCCTGCTCACCAAGCTAGTGGGGGGCGGCATGGGGGGCTACGCACCCCTCCACGTAGATGACGCCTCCCCGCCCCCCTTCCAGGCGCCCCCACGCACGCGACGCTCCCCCGTGGACACCGTCACCCCCCTGTAGCACCCCTGCCCCGCTCACCACACCGCCCCCCACTGACTGTGATAATGTTGTCTATTTTTGTAAGTGTTTAAGTGTAAGTGTGCGGGCACCCCCGGGGCCTGCACCGGGAGACAGACCTGCACCCGGGGCCTGCGCGCCAGACACCCCGGGGCCGCGCCGCCCTAGTcaatccaataaaaaagaaacacggaACTGATCCTTTGTGTTGTGTCCTTGATTAACACCCCCCATCCACCCCCCTCACACGTGCCCTCCACCCCCCGTGACCTGCACCTCACACCGCCTGCCCtccactactcctcctcccactgtATTCCCTCTTTTCAGTCCTTCCACCTAtatcttcctactcttctttcttctctcaccctcctgcacctcctcctcctcctcctcctccttctcctcctcctcctcttccaggtGACGTAAAAattgttctcctcttccagGTGACGTAAAAATTGTGTGACAAGCAGGtagagaacgtgtgtgtgtgtgtgtgtgtgtgtgtgtgtgtgtgtgtgtgtgtgtgtgtgtgtgtgtgtgtgtgtgtgtgtgtgtgtgtgtgcgttcgttTACATAActcagaggaaggggagagagagagagagagagagagagagagagagagagagagagagagagagagagagagagagagagagagagagagagagagagagagagagagagagtgtgtaaaggaaaatatttctgtacaacctcctcttcctctcctcctctttctccctcctcctcctcctcttcattttcttcctgttctaccatgttcctctttctttatgttacttttcctcctcctcctctttctcctcctcctcctcctcctcctcctcctcctcttcctcctcttcctccttctttttcatttcttctctcatgATACAAaaccaaaattaaataaactctctctctctctctctctctctctctctctctctctctctctctctctctctctctctctctctctctctctctctttctgccggTTTAAAATTGCGGTTCAAATGGAGGCTCGTCATTGGCTAGGCCCCGACCAATCACAATAAAGGAGAGCGCTGATTGGAGAATGAAACACGATCGCTCTTCTCTTATTGGTCAGTTGAGGCAATGCTGCTTCGCTATTGGCTACTtcgttttggtctctctctctctctctctctctctctctctctctctctctctctctctctctctctctctctctctctctctctctcatgtaccctttcctgtttccttgtttttttatgtagtggtacgtgtctctctctctctctctctctctctctctctctctctctctctctctctctctctctctctctctctctctctaagtcataTCAATAAtaggaatgatgataataataagagcaacaacaacgacaacaacaatactactactactaatactaataataataatgaaaaaataaaataataataataataataataataataataataataataataataataataataataataaccttcacaagtaaataaaacaatgcGACCCACTTTCTCTAATCTAAtttcttccagagagagagagagagagagagagagagagagagagagagagagagagagagagagagagagagagagagaaactgtaccTACATTTCTCTCCCAAATAGAATCTTTCCTCcatgctttcctcctcttccccctcctcctcctctctcctcctcctcctcctcctcctcctcctcctcctcctcctcctccatcttttcaccacaaacataCGTCCACTCAAAGCTTCCGGTCACAATATGGCGgccttggaagaggaggaggaggaggaggaggaggaggaggaggaggaagggaggtcataataaagatgaaagaggatagtgatgataatggcacttaggatcagagagagagagagagagagagagagagagagagagagagagagagagagagagagagagagagagagagagagagagagagagagcaaaggtgaaatgaaataaaaacatcaatTGTTTCCtataatttccctttcttttgtaGGGatgggaactctctctctctctctctctctctctctctctctctctctctctctctctctctctctctctctctctctctctctctctctctctcattatgtacGCATACCTTTACTCCCATTACCTTCCATCCCCTACTCTCCCtactctccctacctctccctctctctctctccctcaccctctctcttcctctccctctccctctccctctcaaacACGTAGCAATAAAAATAGAGTTGGGCAATTAAATATCAATTACTGgtgactgaagagagagagagagagagagagagagagagagagagagagagagagagagagagagagagagagagagagagagagagagagagagagagagagagagtgtacagaACAATTacataggagaaagaaaagaaggaagaggaaagcacgaatgaggaaatgaatgggagagagagagagagagggaagagagaagggatggagagatggagagatggaggaaagggagagaaggagggacaaTTTAAGCTTGAGTTTAAAGCCTCATTCTCTTAGACAAACAAGAGCGTTCatcacttagagagagagagagagagagagagagagagagagagagagagagagagagagagagagagagagagagagagagagagagagagaattatatgcTCGTGTGATTTAAATGAATCTGTAttattctcactctctctctctctctctctctctctctctctctctctctctctctctctctctctctctcattatcatactcattttctttaattttcttctccttttctgcaCACAATGaccacttagagagagagagagagagagagagagagagagagagagagagagagagagagagagagagagagagagagagagagagagagagagagagagacatatattAACAAATaagcacaataaataaattaccacccctctctctctctctctctctctctctctctctctctctctctctctctctctctcatgcccaaACCACCAAAACAACCCACAGAGTCGAAAATCTTCCTCCATAAGCCAATTAGACCACCCTTAAGGCCGCGGGTCTGGAGGTGGGGCGGGTCACGGTCATTAGGCTGAGAAATTAAAGCTAACTCTAATTGCCCGCCGCGCCTCACCTGCTTGTTTGGGGGAAAAAGGTAAGAGgtaattagagagagaagaTTACTGCGACAatttgtgtgtggtggtgcgtgggagagagagagagagagagagagagagagagagagagagagagagagagagagagagagagagagagagagagagagagagagagtaggaacaggaaagcaaggaaaataataataataataataataatgataataataataataataataataataataagaagaagaagaagaagaag
Above is a window of Scylla paramamosain isolate STU-SP2022 chromosome 46, ASM3559412v1, whole genome shotgun sequence DNA encoding:
- the LOC135094789 gene encoding ice-structuring glycoprotein-like codes for the protein MTRSSAWTVWVWAAVWACVLQAAGGQFALVVPAFSFPGAPRPFASPLISLRPGAGAPLTPGARLPAPRRGASTRESEIAAIFRGVAYGAPTEAPALPTSAPSTPAALTSPIPAPAAATTTTAFAATTATATIATPGAMTIPTTTTSPTTSTSTTTTTTTTVSDAPSTGPEDVQVVWAGRGSPKEQYAVRGANSTREAGGVAAPRDMGVVRGRLGAAWWVHVYVSAGLLALVAAAALCCLARAAHASSRPRPALLAAHALVFLAAALRALHLMHDPYGAGGRLPLAASAVMWEAAWPCLTAALALLALLLLRAGRREPEPRPYLARALALLSALHVGVFLAARVAARLLPPHAAPLRVAASAVAATWGAGVGVCLLWAAWRLEQSSGGRRALLVGARAGRRPAPVPALALAASLAQLLLAALHLYLLAAPPVIPARPWAWWARATLCRGLEVVAAAAVVGAAGLLARGRPVAAARRGESAIFSVLSSCGRDGRPGLKGGHVFPEKQQHALRQALKPPPPPQWCAPAATHSVTSDFQLLWRNSEGRGEAVGAGASMLVSDGGFVRFRTQDDAMAPPAYTVQAAPPPYAAQTLPPPARYYCPPSASLPRPRRPSSSTSTSRRAKLRHAHSARRLQTLPPASAARPETRPPPQYEVAPYHLPPPAAHTYATPLGRSAASSLSEEVQVDYLTDASNASSCDVPRRAPPPATPAALTLPLLAHAHAPGHVQGGATPDSAVVLDFSPCEGVTTPGARHGLLTKLVGGGMGGYAPLHVDDASPPPFQAPPRTRRSPVDTVTPL